The Mauremys reevesii isolate NIE-2019 linkage group 3, ASM1616193v1, whole genome shotgun sequence genomic sequence AAGTCACCTTTAATATAGGTTTCGTTTATGGAAAGTTAGTGAGGATAACTGACCTCAGTGACTCAGAGTGGTATAAAAGATATTCTCCAAGGCATAGGGTAAAAGATGGTGCCAAGCATTAACTGCAGCTGGAGTggagcaggagaggaaaaaattGGGACTCAGTGATGACAGGCACTAGTAAACCTATTAAGGTGTGTGATACAGAATGAAAACCCAACAATCTTGACATCAGAGTACATGCTAGTGTACCAGAATAAAAATGATACCTTATTGTATGCTCCAAAACTACTGTGGAAAGAGATGTCCAGATTTCACTCTGATCAAACAGGCAAAAAAGTCCTGACCTCGTTATTGTACACTTGTCTGTTGACTTTAAAACAAGAACAAGACTATGGTTATTTCATTATCATGCCgcattttttatttcaattagTACAGGGCATGTGATATTTTTACCATGGTAAAATTAACCATCACAACACAAATAACTTTCATCCGCAAGGATCCCAAAGGGCTTCTCAGATTATATTCATACAGCACCCCTGATATGTAGCCACCTCTAGGATGAAGGGCTGTTGCTAATGAACACCTGCAATCCTGAACAACAAGCAGGGAGAGAAATACTTGATCAAGGCAGCAGGATAACTCCAGTCTCTTGTGAACAGGGTCTTGGGTGCTTTAacgctgagattttcaaagctgtttaagggatttggatgcccaattCCTATTTAAATTAAGTGAATTGGAATCCAAATCCCTTAGGCATCTTGGAAAATCTCATCCTAAATGTCCACTGGAGTGGACAGGATATCAGTTTTAAAGAACTTATCTCAATCCCTTCCCACACTAGGTTGCACTTATACTCCGTTATCTCCCTCAGTATAATGACAGGTCCAGTCAACCTCAATATCACTATTCTACTAACTTTGCAGATCAAGCTAAGGCTTTGATAGTTTATCATGGTGCTAACTCGCTTGTTTAATTCTTTTGATGGGGGGAATGATTGTGACCCACATTATAATTACAGCCATTTACTTTCATTTTGGAGACTCCATACAATgttctattatttgtattgtgatagcacctcagagccccagtcatgggccagaaccccccactgtgctaagtgctgtacaaaatggaacagaaagactgtcccaaggagcttataatatacttttttttttattcattaaATCTTCATGTCTTGTTCTTAAGTGGCTGGTGCTGCACATTTGCCATTCCCACTGAGGTCGGCTGGCGCTCTCGATAGAGGACCCCAAGACCGTTCCCGCCCTTCATTTTCAAtcatttgtttttgttacatTTTTCTATTGAGTTCAAATCATCTCCAACAGCAAAAATCTCGAAGTTTATACTCTCTGCCCCTGTACAAGCCTTCACTTACAGCTATGTGTATTCTGTATCGAGAGGAGCATGCTGTAGTGGAATAATACCATGGAAGCAAAACCAGCATGGCAGCATCTTAATACACAAAACTCAGCTATTTAAAGATGACctgcaaaagttttttttaaaaatgggcttGTCGTTGTTTCTTTATAGCATATAAAGGactgacaggatttttttttcttgttgccttttttttttttctgcttctacAAGGGATGTAAAGTCCTGGTGAGCCCTAGTTTTGCTGGAAGACACGTTGGGAGGCTCAATGTacagctacacagcagcagctgtaaTTCTCATTTCAGGTAAATGTACACAAGTGTACTCTGCTAGTGCCTAATAACAGTGTGGCCGTGGCAGCGTGGCTCAGTCTAGTTACCTGAGTACAATCCCAACCGAGTCCCTGTTGCACCAGCCAGCTATTGTGTAGTCCCAGGGACATGCACTAATAAGTCAAGATGGTGACACTTTCAAGAAAAGTGTTTGGGGATGAGTAGGTAttaacaaaaaacccaaaagtcCGCATTTCCAATCCTAGGTGCCTAAAATCAGGCTCTTAAATCCATAGCGAGGCTCCTAAATAgggtagcctgattttcaaaggtgcaagCGGATTTGTGTGTGCACAGCGTTTTTGATAAAGAGGACATtgctatttaggcacctgaataggGCTGTAGACTTTTAGCCAGCTTTTTTAAAGGTCTTTAAGTGTTTAATGATGCAGATAGGAGCCTacggggattttcaaaagctattAGCACCTTTAGGCACCTGaagacctttttttaaaaaaaatctgtaatttCTCTTGgtaatttccccatctgtacaagggGGATAGTGATAAGACGTTGCATGTTTTTCCAGAAATtaggggcttgatgcaggaatcacagGACAAAAGTCTACGGTCACTGTTGTGTAGGAGGTTTGATTAGATGATCACACTagtcccttctggttttaaaaaTCTATAAACCCTTGCACCTTTGTAAAACACTGATCTCTACAGCTGAAAGGCACTATATACATGCTAGGGATTATTTCTATCAGGGCTTTTCTTCTGGGTGCTTCAACATCACCTTAGATTAGTTTAGAGAAGCACCATAGCCAAGGAACGTCAGGACTATGCCTCTTCCTCCTTCCACATCAGATTGTGCCACCCCTATCCCCCCtcacttcattttaaaatcatcattgggacctcccgatcagctgcctGAAAATTATTATACGTTATAATAAGAGAAACTTCACCCTGATCACAGATCTTTGGAAATGGAGAATAGAGATCTCAGAAACAGGGCACGTGGTGTCCTGTTGTAACAAAACAAAGCATTTGGTGCCACAGATGTCCCTGGTGTAATTTCTTTGGAATTACAACAGAGATGAAGTCAGCCCTGTGAGGAACTTATAACCAAGTAAGCAGCTGGATTCCACTTAGATGTGTTGCTATAAGATGTTTTACTGCAAAATATGTTGACAAAACTACCTGGGGCTAATTACGTGGCTGCAGTTTTAAGGGGTAATCAAATGCTGGGTTTTTATAAGAGATGAGGTGTGTGCCGTATTGCTCAACGTGAGGCTTTTTACATTTCtgatacagacacacagacaataCAATGGTGGTGATTAGGAAGACCCCACTTGCTAGGGACAAGACCACAAAGATGGATTTATAGCTGGGCTTTGTTGTAAACTGGGTGCATGGATTGCCCAAAATCTTCTCACTTGTCGTCTGGCTTGATCCTGCTTTGTTAGAAGCAATTACGCACACCCAATAGGTGGTGTCTGGTGAAAGTTTGTATAGTGTATGCTGCCTCGCTGTGGGATAGATCTCATCAACCAGGATCTGGCTCTTCTCGCTGCCTTTGGCATGGTATGCAAGCTGATAAGTATGAACGACTGAACTGGGGGCACACCAGTGGATCTGTGCTGATGTGTCTGTCGTTTCAGACACTTCTCTGAGCCTCGGTGGATCTGGAACAGTGTCTTCTCCAGACACTCCAGGACACAGACATGGGGACAACCTCTGAAGTTCAGAGCATGGCTTCTGGAGGTGGTGGCAGGGGTCGTAGTCACAAGAGACTATTATCGGTTGAGTTATGCTTTCCTTTGGTTGATGATCATCGTAATAGTCATCTTCATAATCCATGTTTATTACAGCATGGGTAGGATTTGGAATAAGGTTTGCCGTTGTGGGGTTTTGCGGCCGTTCATCTGTCTGAGATGGACTTACTGTGCCAGGAAAAAGAAGAGAGTTTGTCCCTATTGGTCTTGTCGCTTCAGTGGAAGGGTTATTAGTAGACTGGTAGAATGTTTTCTCTTGGGGAAACAGAGCGGTGGTCGTTGTAACATTTCTCTTCAATGGATCTGTTTTGATTGTACTCGCAGTGCTTTGCTGAGTTAAGGAGTCGCTATAAAGCTTTCTCAGAATTGTTGAAGAGGTGGCTGCTGTTCCTTCAGTAGTGGGATCAGTAGAAGATTTGGAAAAAGCGTCTGCACTTGTGGGATCGTTCTTCATCTGAGCTGTTTGCGTCATACTTACCATGTTTCGTGACACCAAGGAGTCATTGTAAAGTTCTTCAGCAAATAGAGTAGAGTCCATCATTGCTGCCACAGTAGTGGAATCAATAATTGGAAGGTTGGAAAAGTCTTCTGTGAGAGGGGGAGTGTTTGATGTGGGGAATGTGGTATTTCTCTTGGCCTGGCATTCATCATAGAGTTGTAACAGCGAAAGAGACGATGAGGATGAAGTCTTCTCTCCGTCTTCTGAGGCTGTGTTGCAAATGGTGTCGGATGCCCTGCAGGATGAAGCAAACAAATTACAATCGACATAACGGTTATAAGATGGCGTCATCAGCATCTATGAAACGCATCAGATAGTGAGCTGCTAATGCCAATCAGAAACCTGTTCTATCACATGAAATCTGGGGCCAAAGCCCAGCAGAGTCTTGACTACAGTTCTGCACTTTCAGGCTGATTTTCCTCACCGTATTACCAACTTGGCTGCCTACGTTTTGCAAGGTGCAGCAAATATCCCCTAACTGGGAAGGCCACGGTCTGATTCAACAAGGTGCAGTGGAAGTTGAAGGCACAACACACAAAGCATTAAGCGCCAAGGCCATGTTGAGTAATGCTTCCCCAAATCtgacagcagggggcagcgtAGAGTGAGGTGTAGTTACTTCCACAGTATTCTTAGTCCCAGCTGGCTCAGGAATCAGAGCTCACAATTTGACTGCAGATCTCCAGGGCACAATGTCATTCAGGCCACTGAGCTAGCTTACGTTTTATCTGTACTCTCAGTAAAGTACTAATAGGGGGAGGCAGAGAATAAATTATCTGTAGATGCCATCATTTTACAGTTCTGCTTGTGTTAACAGCATAGTGCTGCTTTCAGATATAATTAGCCCATACTTAGTTCTTGAAGGAAACTTTATTTTTAGATGTCTGTCCTTTGAGGAACAGATGGTGATTCTGACTAATATTGATGGGGTTTGTATTTCAACAGGAAAACTACACCATCCATGCATAACTTCTAGCAAAAATTGAAGTAAACAGGCTAAGGATAATCTTTATGCTCACTCCTACGTTCCTGTTGTGTGAGTAATATGCAGCTGACAGGTCATTTACCTTTGCAGTACAACTCTCTCCGGATCAGAAAGCAGCCAGGAAAGTCCACAGTTGCACTCTAAAGGATTTCCATACAGGTTGATGCTGATGCTCCCTGATGAGTTGATATTCCAAGGATTAAAGGAACTCAGGTTACAGCTAGGAGATGAAAATTTTGAGAATCTTTAGCAAGTATCGGCTAAGGCCCCAGGGCTGGATTGTGCTTTAATAGCCTAGTCTGTGTAAGGGGTGGCATGCAGCCTTCTCTGCTCCCAGGGGAGGCAGTAATTTGTTCCTGGCTCATAGCAGATTACTAATCCCCCCCCTCAGGAAAACCAAGCTCATTCTCACACATTACTCCATTTGCTCATGTATCTCCCTCACGCATCATCACATTCGCCCCAATTTAGATTCATTCTCTGCAGCAAACTTATGTTAAAGGCATAACCAGAATGCAGTAGGAATGGCAGCCGGAAAGGAAAGGACCCTGTACCCAGCAACTCTGCTTTGGTAAAGTTTTGTCTTATCCCTGAACCCTTGTATTTATCTTGGATTTCACTTCATCCTACATCTATTCTCCTTCCCTATGGTGCTCCCAATTCACTCTCCAGCCTCCTTTCAACCCCTTCATGCCATGTTTGGAATAGCTTCAGTTTCTGCATGCCAAGCATCCACCTTACGTTGACTCATTTCTAGAgctctgcaaatctgcagatGTCCACTTTATATCCACGGACCATATTTGCGGATCAGATGTGGATGGCTATATTGGTACAGTGCTACCAGCTGTGTaatgatatttgatgtttttcttcaaGCTCCACTTCCTGGAGTCCAGGGAACAATTTGAGAATCTCAgcattcataaaaaaaaaataataagttTTGAGCCCTCATAgtttcagagaaaagcttgaaaatgtgacccgagTGCACATGACAgggtcagaaaccagaaggcaaagaaaaagcaCCCCacatttattgttttaaaaatctcagGATTTTAAGCATTATTCCTgagttttgaacacttggggATAGCAACATTGCTGTTATCTCTGCAACTTCTTGTGCCTGAATTGTCTTGTGCTTTTTCCTTCTGAGTTAGACCTAAGCTCTGTGAATAGGGAGGCCTTCTTTGCCCATCTTCTGTACAAGCACTGGGTGAATTCTGTACCAAAATCCAGCagtgtagctgagagcagaatctgatcTTTTGTTTGTTCACTACCACTTAGACTTGTGTTCTGTTCTCTGTTCACGCATCCAGTGCACTGTTTTTTCATTTTCTGCTGCATTCATATTCCTGGCTGGTGGCTTAAAGGATTTTCCACAATATCCTCTAAATCCTTTCCTAATCAGTCCTGACTGCTCTATTTGCAATATACTTGCTATTCTGGTACATTGCCTTCACTGTTCACGTTATACCTTTAACTACTTCATAACTGTGTAACCCACAGTATATGATGCAAAATACATCCTTAGTGCTGCACCCTTCCCTGTAAAGAATCACAAAGTTGCTTTCTCCTAACCATGGAACAAGAAACTCCAAGAAGCAATAACTactgtctctctctgctgcacTGCAGTTTCTATCTAGAACTCCTCCTGCCTGGCTTCCTGATGGAAGTTTATTTAAACAGTACAGACACCTGTAcacctgtgatgaagtgggggggtGTGTGGTTTcttgggttttctgtgttttccagtgggttgcatgcagagggagtgggactcagtgtccccgggtgttactggtttaatgaggtgaggggagagggagtttgttacagaggaccggagagggaacttgggaccccagccgatggcctggaggatggagaccacAGCGACTG encodes the following:
- the LRRN4 gene encoding leucine-rich repeat neuronal protein 4 gives rise to the protein MFSLLLALSLLAWEAAAGLTDRAAPAALGDFTAFFQLTQQEPWENDVNLTSMSCEDLRNKTWTHLQLNNSLQVFPACLPGGLEALDLSTNQLPSLRGVEIADFPKLRTLSLRHNHIQEVAWGTRALSSLQFLDLSANKLSSLPSCQTAHLPNLKWLSLAGNPITELQPLAFSCYPQLQFLNLSATLLGQENGGGISASAFAMKVLPGDTGNRARSTIDVLDLSGTFLETIQQEWAQDLVSLRSLHLARMAQLRSFDTDLFKSLPRLRELNCQDSRALSGVRTELFEDAPHLTFLTFQNCNLSSFNPWNINSSGSISINLYGNPLECNCGLSWLLSDPERVVLQRASDTICNTASEDGEKTSSSSSLSLLQLYDECQAKRNTTFPTSNTPPLTEDFSNLPIIDSTTVAAMMDSTLFAEELYNDSLVSRNMVSMTQTAQMKNDPTSADAFSKSSTDPTTEGTAATSSTILRKLYSDSLTQQSTASTIKTDPLKRNVTTTTALFPQEKTFYQSTNNPSTEATRPIGTNSLLFPGTVSPSQTDERPQNPTTANLIPNPTHAVINMDYEDDYYDDHQPKESITQPIIVSCDYDPCHHLQKPCSELQRLSPCLCPGVSGEDTVPDPPRLREVSETTDTSAQIHWCAPSSVVHTYQLAYHAKGSEKSQILVDEIYPTARQHTLYKLSPDTTYWVCVIASNKAGSSQTTSEKILGNPCTQFTTKPSYKSIFVVLSLASGVFLITTIVLSVCLYQKCKKPHVEQYGTHLISYKNPAFDYPLKLQPRN